The DNA sequence ATAATTAATAACTGAGAATAAATAGGGGGTTTCATCCCCTTCTCAAAGGTTTAATTACATAGGGATTTTTGTTGAATTAGTCATTAATATTAGTGTGAGGAGGAAGACCATTGAATTTTTGGGTAGAAGAAAGACTACAGTGTTTAAAACAGGCTTTTACTTCTGAATATTGTCAAGCAGTTGAGCAAGTCAGTCATTTATTAGCTAATCGTTTTCAAGCAGGACATACTCTGTTAATTTGTGGTAATGGAGGTTCGGCCGCAGACGCTCAACATATTGCCGCCGAATTTGTAGGAAGATTTCAACTAGATCGACCCGGATTACCTGCGATCGCATTAGGTACAAACCCCGCAACTCTTACAGCATGGGGTAATGATCACGAATTTGAAACTATTTTTGCCCGTCAAGTACAATCTTTCGGTAAAGCAGGGGATTTATTATGGGTGTTGTCCACATCGGGGCGATCGCGCAATATTCTTCATGCTTTGAAAGTAGCCAAAGAAAAAGGTTTAATTACCATTGGCATGGCAGGAAACAATGGCGGAATGATGAGTAGTTTAATTGATTACCCTCTTTTTGTGGCTGAAAAAAATACTCCTTATGTTCAAGAAATACACTTAATTACATATCATCACGTCTGTCAACAGGTTGAAGCCATGTTGTTTGCGGAAAACATCGTTGAAAAGAAAATAGCAGTGTAGGACATTACCTGAGTTTGGCGTTCGGAGTTAAAATTAATAGATATTTAACCTCAACTCAGGTTAAGCAAATCATGGATTCTTCTTCAATAAATTGGCAAAAATTAGCAGAAATTAAAGAGCTAAAAGGTTACTTTAATGACGATTTTCAAGAGTTTAAAAATAGTATATGTCATTACTTAAAAATAATGGCAAAAATGTCCTTAGCCAGTATTCAAGAAATCGCTATTATTCGAGCTTTAGAAGTTACTAACGGCTGTACCCAACACTCTTATCGAAGAAATGATTCAGACTGCCTATCTGTGGAACAAACCAGAGAATGTATGAAGTTATCAATTTCCTCTATTCGTAATCAGGAAATCATCTTAAAAAATGGTGATGTTTTGGAATTTTCTCCTGAAACAAAAGAATTGATGAATCATATCAGAACTTTGTATATGGACGCTTTCAAAAACAATATTGCATCTCAAGAAAGAGAATTTTATGCTTTTTCAACTGCTCAATTTTTAGCTTGTGGAAAAGAAAAAATAGATTACGGTTTTCAAATTGTCAAAGAGAATTATCAAGATTTATTCACAGATATATTCATCCATAAAGGGATTAAATATGTAGAAAAATATTTAGAAGCAATTAATTAGTTAAGTTTTGAGAATTTGCTATCAAGTAACGAACAGCTAAAAGTTAATGTACAATGGACAGGATATAGAGCAAAAAATCAACAGTAATTATAGTAATAGTTATAAAATATGTCCCCAACTTTACTAATATCTCGTGAAATCCCTAATTTATCTTATCATCCCACAGGCGATCGCTTCGATTTAACATGGGAAAAACCCCTCTCAACCCTCCTTGGTATAGGCAGGGCATCTGGTGCAGATTTTATCGAATTTTTCTTAGAAAAAGCTAACTATATTAGTTGCTTGGCAGAAGATGATATTATTACAAGTATTACCCCAAGACTTTCGACAGGAGCAGGAGTTAGGGTATTTCGGGGCAAACAAGACTGTTATGTAAGTACCAATGATTTAACCTTTAACGGCTTAAAACAAGCCTTAGAAAAAGCCCTCTCCATCTTAGGTTTAACTATCCCTCAAGGCACAGCTTTTATTCCTGAAATTAACTTAGAAATATTTAGAGATTACGCTACTGCCAAAAATAAAGATATATGGTTAGGTAACTGT is a window from the Cyanobacterium sp. Dongsha4 genome containing:
- the gmhA gene encoding D-sedoheptulose 7-phosphate isomerase gives rise to the protein MNFWVEERLQCLKQAFTSEYCQAVEQVSHLLANRFQAGHTLLICGNGGSAADAQHIAAEFVGRFQLDRPGLPAIALGTNPATLTAWGNDHEFETIFARQVQSFGKAGDLLWVLSTSGRSRNILHALKVAKEKGLITIGMAGNNGGMMSSLIDYPLFVAEKNTPYVQEIHLITYHHVCQQVEAMLFAENIVEKKIAV